In Chanodichthys erythropterus isolate Z2021 chromosome 7, ASM2448905v1, whole genome shotgun sequence, a genomic segment contains:
- the terb1 gene encoding telomere repeats-binding bouquet formation protein 1 translates to MEATKTDLRLLLECLKYQMKWPGSQKQALLTIISICKQSGHYVEFFREIGGISFIYNLSKSSTFSQVKETALFTLASLAELHESCKQTLCKEETFRDLAQHLEQKMPLTEKRVAVYMLSVLVANNRCGQTLAKTSRCIETLLSLFRQSFPDSNDSYEQLQLWATVSSALCGSVNNPQNEENQNVCMRVFPLVKTWLQEVALPRAELAQPICSFIGMTVANNPCAQEYFVSVGGLNSLSDTLTRVLSQSAHSPAACKMATVITKTLSACISNNEQLVSSLSELRVIPGLLCLLSSPNLDQQDKLAVVLTIGHLTDACVEHQSQLLSAGGLPVMISLLTEASDEEIRKAAVFVLHTCKRITESLGAGMSSMDLQDCDLETHRQSAGEILQRIQHLEKKMGVKLWERDIESQQRSMQRSASSVECNEAMWECSVMRKVKGHHRVCEELHTTPTGTLEHPITNEIPYDQESMQCVSSDECLSQAQVTHFKRSSWEKGKEREHEQIRENERNNERSDNQERRRERDIKKRDMEIKSERVAKRLKMMNLDSDVNGNKHLQHCSTPARGSRDTQRPDIFRHPDPMKRNQCTRTLSDDEMSLCSEVLDREINRFLKPPSPNKPSNLRCAGCVKHMNEMDSRSFGVVLRNCRFQCDFHQVLQEAEDRFKRSQQLEKTSHTLTRAHINTHGKNREHSTCTDEDNKSSKREKRRLSHQPSDGCFRLTPLRRPCETYGFRLTPLRRPCETYGPDMEENMDHRHLKRTSECWHPKNTSCHHRERRNWSADELCYLKMGMKRFGRAWNSILWTYPFQPGRTNVDLAKKYRHMQKTKAQGLDLSHAGDV, encoded by the exons ATGGAAG CTACCAAGACAGATTTGCGTCTTTTACTGGAATGTCTGAAATACCAGATGAAATGGCCTGGCTCACAGAAACAAGCCCTTCTCACCATCATCTCAATCTGCAAACAAAGTG GTCATTATGTGGAGTTCTTCAGAGAGATTGGAGGAATTTCCTTCATCTATAACCTGTCAAAGTCCAGCACTTTCTCTCAGGTTAAAGAGACAGCTCTATTTACTCTTGCATCCTTAGCTGAATTGCATG AGAGCTGTAAACAGACACTGTGCAAAGAGGAGACGTTTCGTGACTTAGCGCAGCATCTGGAACAGAAAATGCCACTTACGGAGAAAAGAGTAGCGGTGTACATGCTGTCTGTATTGGTTGCCAACAACA GATGTGGACAGACTCTTGCTAAGACCTCCAGGTGTATCGAAACCTTGCTCAGTTTGTTCAG GCAAAGTTTTCCGGATTctaatgactcttatgagcagCTGCAGTTGTGGGCCACTGTGTCTAGTGCTCTCTGTGGCTCTGTCAACAACCCTCAGAATG AGGAGAATCAGAACGTATGTATGCGTGTGTTTCCCCTGGTGAAGACCTGGCTGCAGGAAGTGGCTTTGCCCAGGGCAGAGCTGGCACAGCCAATATGCTCttttattggcatgactgtgGCAAACAACC ctTGTGCTCAGGAGTATTTTGTGTCAGTGGGAGGCCTGAATTCACTCTCAGACACTCTTACTAGAGTTTTGTCTCAGTCGGCACACAGTCCTGCTGCTTGTAAGATGGCTACGGTAATCACTAAAACATTGTCTGCCTGCATCTCCAACAACG AGCAGTTGGTATCTTCTTTATCAGAGTTGAGGGTTATTCCAGGGCTGTTGTGTCTGCTGTCAAGCCCAAACCTCGACCAACAAGACAAGCTCGCAGTTGTGCTGACGATTGGACACCTCACGGATGCCTGTG TAGAGCATCAGTCTCAGTTGTTGTCGGCTGGAGGTTTGCCAGTTATGATTTCCCTGCTCACTGAGGCCAGTGATGAAGAGATCAGAAAGGCAGCTGTGTTCGTTCTGCACACCTGCAAAAGAATCA CTGAATCATTAGGCGCAGGCATGTCTAGTATGGATCTACAGGATTGTGACTTAGAGACACACCGGCAGTCAGCTGGAGAAATCCTCCAGAGAATACAGCATCTAGAGAAAAAG ATGGGTGTGAAACTGTGGGAAAGAGACATTGAAAGCCAGCAGCGCAGCATGCAGAGGTCGGCCTCATCTGTGGAATGTAATGAGGCAATGTGGGAGTGTTCTGTGATGcgaaaggtcaaaggtcatcaTCGAGTATGTGAGGAGTTACACACAACTCCTACAGGAACTCTAGAACATccaatcacaaatgaaatacCGTACGACCAAGAGAGCATG CAGTGTGTCAGCTCTGACGAGTGTTTGAGTCAAGCCCAAGTCACTCACTTCAAACGCTCTAGCTGGGAAAAGGGCAAAGAAAGAGAGCATGAACAAATAAGAGAGAATGAGAGGAATAATGAGAGGAGTGACAACCAGgaaagaaggagagagagagatattaaAAAGAGAGACATGGAGATTAAATCTGAAAGAGTGGCGAAGAGATTAAAGATGATGAATCTAGACTCAGACGTTAATGGCAACAAACATCTCCAGCACTGCAGCACGCCAGCAAGGGGCAGCAGAGATACACAGCG CCCAGATATTTTCAGACATCCTGATCCCATGAAGAGAAACCAGTGCACACGCACTCTCTCAGATG ATGAGATGTCTCTGTGCTCTGAGGTGTTAGACAGAGAAATTAATAGGTTTCTGAAGCCGCCCTCTCCCAATAAACCCAGCAATCTACGCTGTGCAG GTTGTGTGAAACATATGAATGAGATGGACAGTCGTTCATTTGGCGTCGTGTTGCGTAACTGCAGGTTTCAGTGTGACTTTCACCAGGTGCTACAAGAGGCTGAGGATCGATTCAAAAGAAGCCAGCAGTTAGAGAAGACTAGTCACACTTTAACACGTGCTCACATCAACACACACGGCAAAAACAGAGAGCACAGCACATGCACTGATGAGGATAATAAGAGTAGCAAGAGGGAAAAACGCAGACTGAGTCACCAACCATCAGACGGAT GTTTTAGACTCACACCACTGAGAAGGCCATGTGAAACATACG GTTTTAGACTCACACCACTGAGAAGGCCGTGTGAAACATACG GCCCAGACATGGAAGAGAACATGGATCACAGACATTTGAAGAGAACCTCAGAATGCTGGCACCCAAAAAAT ACTTCATGCCATCACAGAGAGAGGCGGAACTGGTCTGCTGATGAGTTGTGCTACCTCAAAATGGGTATGAAAAGGTTTGGTAGGGCCTGGAACTCCATCCTCTGGACGTATCCCTTCCAGCCCGGACGCACCAACGTAGATCTGGCCAAGAAGTACCGACACATGCAG AAAACCAAAGCACAGGGTTTGGATCTCTCTCATGCAGGAGAtgtataa
- the anln2 gene encoding anillin, actin binding protein 2 isoform X1, whose translation MENQKRPRDPLEENTSACSELENVLKKRRLAAGGEENLDPTKSPARTRSRLAELEVKPDTPAISSIRSRVQQLSQRRDGGTGLVQRCLSDPGSEGCGGSMTSAICHIGEGEFSSRLQRFKAPTPLNSPAPSTPCTRNLSSFVHGIQQQLNAAVTPSTKEASRIRQAREDELRLLKVQPVADNMWLKRSLSDSSLTEEELKGTEFSSCEGDSKVFDGSLNTTPPCTVDIRFPNEELYTSTEPEALSTSTLIDKMFEDVLQHAEAEDKGEDGNKEEEVELEKVESNSSQTEKVDKTEPDTVEMEDKPELVTVDMEDKPEPVIVTLNEEPLDHSEMCEESVETPDVSSAVDEEKELQSDHGEGEIEGKQEIATMGAEDDFLTLPPSCILSPLSKSVEAVVTPLKIEITVSEPSVQPPSPEEMTASPAENVPPLYSIDAYRSQRKIHPPSTQSLTPGVQKPVQEKTSKKPINIKERIKALNEEAAKLQTIITQTLQALSCCSDEEHGKGSQQEAEAEKLLLVSSEKRAALLAEVSRLREGESGQPESQNASLQACRGTVSISSIQLPLKVEFVCSARTGRPTHYFFVLVRYGPCNIVATPLATAADAQNGDTISFPTSITLQDIRSSFEIDVEVYSLSSTQSNTCSVNTQQFRSSTKSRVTPKKILHSITKSNQSVTSATLPGLSAQRSSNFTLVGSHKITLNSLGRSKFLLDKMKFEGKIRRLLGDEFQEKVPFLSPLEGHIYMQLHSEGHSNVQHQGFLTMFEDVSGFGAWQRFYFLLEGGHLLYWNYPNEMGNKPADGSLSLFSFCSVRPVERECCARPHTFELVETNTLQQEDSQTLKKCWFSADTREERADWMEKLNQTLLDSLTWNRKPVSNDNRASTSSNTGTSRESIL comes from the exons ATGGAAAATCAGAAGAGACCGAGAGATCCACTGGAGGAAAACACTTCAGCCTGTAGTG AACTTGAAAACGTGTTGAAGAAAAGACGGTTGGCAGCAGGGGGAGAGGAGAACCTGGACCCCACAAAATCCCCTGCCAGGACGCGCTCGAGGTTGGCAGAGCTAGAGGTGAAACCAGACACTCCAGCCATATCCTCCATCCGCTCCAGGGTCCAGCAACTCAGCCAGAGACGAGATG GTGGGACTGGGTTAGTCCAGCGCTGCTTGTCTGACCCCGGGTCTGAGGGTTGCGGCGGCAGCATGACCTCGGCGATCTGTCACATTG GTGAAGGAGAGTTTAGCTCTCGCCTGCAGCGCTTCAAAGCTCCGACACCTCTGAACAGCCCTGCTCCTTCCACCCCCTGCACACGCAATCTCTCCAGCTTTGTGCATGGCATCCAACAGCAGCTGAACGCTGCAGTGACACCCAGCACTAAAGAGGCGTCTCGTATACGCCAG GCACGTGAGGATGAGTTGCGTTTATTGAAGGTTCAGCCAGTGGCAGACAACATGTGGTTGAAGAGGAGTCTGTCTGACTCTTCCCTCACTGAG GAGGAGCTAAAGGGAACTGAGTTCAGCTCCTGTGAAGGTGACAGTAAGGTATTTGATGGAAGTCTGAACACCACACCTCCATGTACTGTGGACATCCGTTTTCCCAATGAAGAACTTTATACCTCAACAG AACCTGAGGCTTTGAGCACCTCCACATTAATTGACAAGATGTTTGAGGACGTTCTACAGCACGCAGAAGCGGAAGATAAAGGTGAAGATGGAAATAAGGAAGAGGAGGTGGAGTTGGAGAAAGTTGAGAGCAATTCATCACAGACTGAAAAGGTAGACAAAACGGAACCGGACACAGTTGAAATGGAAGACAAACCAGAACTGGTCACAGTTGACATGGAAGACAAACCAGAACCGGTCATAGTCACATTAAATGAGGAGCCTCTTGACCACAGCGAGATGTGTGAAGAGAGTGTAGAAACTCCTGATGTCAGTTCTGCAGTGGATGAAGAGAAGGAGCTCCAGTCTGACCATGGTGAAGGAGAAATAGAGGGGAAACAGGAGATCGCCACCATGGGTGCTGAAGATGACTTTCTAACCCTGCCGCCCAGCTGTATCCTCTCTCCTCTCAGCAAATCTGTGGAGGCTGTTGTCACACCACTG AAGATTGAAATCACTGTGTCTGAGCCATCAGTCCAACCACCCTCACCTGAAGAAATGACAGCTAGTCCTGCTGAAAATGTTCCACCTTTATACAG CATTGATGCCTACCGCTCACAGAGGAAGATCCACCCTCCCTCTACTCAGAGCTTGACCCCTGGAGTTCAGAAGCCGGTTCAAGAAAAGACCTCAAAAAAGCCCATTAACATCAAGGAGAGAATTAAG GCTTTAAACGAGGAGGCAGCCAAGTTGCAGACAATCATCACACAGACTCTACAGGCTCTGAGCTGCTGCAGTGATGAGGAACATGGGAAGGGTTCCCAGCAGGAGGCTGAGGCTGAGAAACTTCTGCTTGTCTCCA GTGAGAAGCGAGCAGCTTTACTGGCAGAGGTCAGCAGGCTGAGAGAGGGTGAGTCTGGACAACCAGagtcccagaatgcatctcTCCAGGCCTGCAGGGGCACTGTCAGCATCAGCAGCATCCAGCTGCCCCTCAAGGTGGAGTTTGTGTGTTCTGCTCGTACAG GCCGTCCAACGCACTACTTCTTCGTTTTGGTCCGTTATGGCCCATGTAACATTGTCGCGACGCCTCTGGCTACTGCTGCTGATGCCCAAAATGGAGACACTATCTCCTTTCCAACTTCCATCACACT ACAAGACATTCGCTCCAGTTTTGAAATTGATGTTGAGGTCTACAGTTTG TCCAGTACTCAGAGTAATACCTGCAGTGTGAATACTCAGCAGTTCCGCAGCTCAACAAAGTCAAGG GTGACTCCCAAGAAGATTCTCCACAGCATCACG AAATCGAACCAAAGTGTGACGT CTGCTACTCTGCCTGGCCTGAGTGCTCAGCGCTCTAGTAACTTTACATTAGTGGGCTCTCACAAGATCACACTGAATTCATTGGGACGGAGCAAGTTTCTTCTGGACAAG ATGAAATTTGAAGGCAAAATCAGGCGACTTCTCGGAGATGAGTTTCAGGAAAAG GTTCCCTTCCTTTCTCCTCTAGAGGGCCACATCTATATGCAGCTGCACAGTGAGGGCCACTCCAACGTCCAGCATCAGGGCTTTTTG ACCATGTTTGAGGATGTGAGTGGCTTTGGAGCCTGGCAGAGGTTCTACTTCCTTCTGGAAGGAGGACACCTGCTTTACTGGAACTACCCTAATGAGATGGGCAACAAG CCAGCAGATggcagtctctctctctttagctTCTGCAGTGTCAGACCTGTGGAGCGCGAGTGCTGTGCACGACCACACACCTTTGAGTTAGTAGAGACTAACACCCTTCAGCAAGAAGACAGCCAGACCTTGAAGAA GTGCTGGTTTTCAGCTGACACACGAGAGGAGAGGGCTGACTGGATGGAGAAACTGAATCAAACCTTACTGGACTCTCTTACCTGGAACAGGAAGCCTGTTTCCAACGATAACCGGGCCAGCACATCCTCTAACACCGGGACCTCTCGTGAGAGCATTCTGTAA
- the anln2 gene encoding anillin, actin binding protein 2 isoform X2 yields the protein MENQKRPRDPLEENTSACSELENVLKKRRLAAGGEENLDPTKSPARTRSRLAELEVKPDTPAISSIRSRVQQLSQRRDGGTGLVQRCLSDPGSEGCGGSMTSAICHIGEGEFSSRLQRFKAPTPLNSPAPSTPCTRNLSSFVHGIQQQLNAAVTPSTKEASRIRQAREDELRLLKVQPVADNMWLKRSLSDSSLTEEELKGTEFSSCEGDSKVFDGSLNTTPPCTVDIRFPNEELYTSTEPEALSTSTLIDKMFEDVLQHAEAEDKGEDGNKEEEVELEKVESNSSQTEKVDKTEPDTVEMEDKPELVTVDMEDKPEPVIVTLNEEPLDHSEMCEESVETPDVSSAVDEEKELQSDHGEGEIEGKQEIATMGAEDDFLTLPPSCILSPLSKSVEAVVTPLKIEITVSEPSVQPPSPEEMTASPAENVPPLYSIDAYRSQRKIHPPSTQSLTPGVQKPVQEKTSKKPINIKERIKALNEEAAKLQTIITQTLQALSCCSDEEHGKGSQQEAEAEKLLLVSSEKRAALLAEVSRLREGESGQPESQNASLQACRGTVSISSIQLPLKVEFVCSARTGRPTHYFFVLVRYGPCNIVATPLATAADAQNGDTISFPTSITLQDIRSSFEIDVEVYSLSSTQSNTCSVNTQQFRSSTKSRVTPKKILHSITKSNQSVTSATLPGLSAQRSSNFTLVGSHKITLNSLGRSKFLLDKVPFLSPLEGHIYMQLHSEGHSNVQHQGFLTMFEDVSGFGAWQRFYFLLEGGHLLYWNYPNEMGNKPADGSLSLFSFCSVRPVERECCARPHTFELVETNTLQQEDSQTLKKCWFSADTREERADWMEKLNQTLLDSLTWNRKPVSNDNRASTSSNTGTSRESIL from the exons ATGGAAAATCAGAAGAGACCGAGAGATCCACTGGAGGAAAACACTTCAGCCTGTAGTG AACTTGAAAACGTGTTGAAGAAAAGACGGTTGGCAGCAGGGGGAGAGGAGAACCTGGACCCCACAAAATCCCCTGCCAGGACGCGCTCGAGGTTGGCAGAGCTAGAGGTGAAACCAGACACTCCAGCCATATCCTCCATCCGCTCCAGGGTCCAGCAACTCAGCCAGAGACGAGATG GTGGGACTGGGTTAGTCCAGCGCTGCTTGTCTGACCCCGGGTCTGAGGGTTGCGGCGGCAGCATGACCTCGGCGATCTGTCACATTG GTGAAGGAGAGTTTAGCTCTCGCCTGCAGCGCTTCAAAGCTCCGACACCTCTGAACAGCCCTGCTCCTTCCACCCCCTGCACACGCAATCTCTCCAGCTTTGTGCATGGCATCCAACAGCAGCTGAACGCTGCAGTGACACCCAGCACTAAAGAGGCGTCTCGTATACGCCAG GCACGTGAGGATGAGTTGCGTTTATTGAAGGTTCAGCCAGTGGCAGACAACATGTGGTTGAAGAGGAGTCTGTCTGACTCTTCCCTCACTGAG GAGGAGCTAAAGGGAACTGAGTTCAGCTCCTGTGAAGGTGACAGTAAGGTATTTGATGGAAGTCTGAACACCACACCTCCATGTACTGTGGACATCCGTTTTCCCAATGAAGAACTTTATACCTCAACAG AACCTGAGGCTTTGAGCACCTCCACATTAATTGACAAGATGTTTGAGGACGTTCTACAGCACGCAGAAGCGGAAGATAAAGGTGAAGATGGAAATAAGGAAGAGGAGGTGGAGTTGGAGAAAGTTGAGAGCAATTCATCACAGACTGAAAAGGTAGACAAAACGGAACCGGACACAGTTGAAATGGAAGACAAACCAGAACTGGTCACAGTTGACATGGAAGACAAACCAGAACCGGTCATAGTCACATTAAATGAGGAGCCTCTTGACCACAGCGAGATGTGTGAAGAGAGTGTAGAAACTCCTGATGTCAGTTCTGCAGTGGATGAAGAGAAGGAGCTCCAGTCTGACCATGGTGAAGGAGAAATAGAGGGGAAACAGGAGATCGCCACCATGGGTGCTGAAGATGACTTTCTAACCCTGCCGCCCAGCTGTATCCTCTCTCCTCTCAGCAAATCTGTGGAGGCTGTTGTCACACCACTG AAGATTGAAATCACTGTGTCTGAGCCATCAGTCCAACCACCCTCACCTGAAGAAATGACAGCTAGTCCTGCTGAAAATGTTCCACCTTTATACAG CATTGATGCCTACCGCTCACAGAGGAAGATCCACCCTCCCTCTACTCAGAGCTTGACCCCTGGAGTTCAGAAGCCGGTTCAAGAAAAGACCTCAAAAAAGCCCATTAACATCAAGGAGAGAATTAAG GCTTTAAACGAGGAGGCAGCCAAGTTGCAGACAATCATCACACAGACTCTACAGGCTCTGAGCTGCTGCAGTGATGAGGAACATGGGAAGGGTTCCCAGCAGGAGGCTGAGGCTGAGAAACTTCTGCTTGTCTCCA GTGAGAAGCGAGCAGCTTTACTGGCAGAGGTCAGCAGGCTGAGAGAGGGTGAGTCTGGACAACCAGagtcccagaatgcatctcTCCAGGCCTGCAGGGGCACTGTCAGCATCAGCAGCATCCAGCTGCCCCTCAAGGTGGAGTTTGTGTGTTCTGCTCGTACAG GCCGTCCAACGCACTACTTCTTCGTTTTGGTCCGTTATGGCCCATGTAACATTGTCGCGACGCCTCTGGCTACTGCTGCTGATGCCCAAAATGGAGACACTATCTCCTTTCCAACTTCCATCACACT ACAAGACATTCGCTCCAGTTTTGAAATTGATGTTGAGGTCTACAGTTTG TCCAGTACTCAGAGTAATACCTGCAGTGTGAATACTCAGCAGTTCCGCAGCTCAACAAAGTCAAGG GTGACTCCCAAGAAGATTCTCCACAGCATCACG AAATCGAACCAAAGTGTGACGT CTGCTACTCTGCCTGGCCTGAGTGCTCAGCGCTCTAGTAACTTTACATTAGTGGGCTCTCACAAGATCACACTGAATTCATTGGGACGGAGCAAGTTTCTTCTGGACAAG GTTCCCTTCCTTTCTCCTCTAGAGGGCCACATCTATATGCAGCTGCACAGTGAGGGCCACTCCAACGTCCAGCATCAGGGCTTTTTG ACCATGTTTGAGGATGTGAGTGGCTTTGGAGCCTGGCAGAGGTTCTACTTCCTTCTGGAAGGAGGACACCTGCTTTACTGGAACTACCCTAATGAGATGGGCAACAAG CCAGCAGATggcagtctctctctctttagctTCTGCAGTGTCAGACCTGTGGAGCGCGAGTGCTGTGCACGACCACACACCTTTGAGTTAGTAGAGACTAACACCCTTCAGCAAGAAGACAGCCAGACCTTGAAGAA GTGCTGGTTTTCAGCTGACACACGAGAGGAGAGGGCTGACTGGATGGAGAAACTGAATCAAACCTTACTGGACTCTCTTACCTGGAACAGGAAGCCTGTTTCCAACGATAACCGGGCCAGCACATCCTCTAACACCGGGACCTCTCGTGAGAGCATTCTGTAA
- the si:dkey-238c7.16 gene encoding uncharacterized protein si:dkey-238c7.16: protein MGAKLSRKKSEVGIGAETTGPAVEETAKPEDSPVTENAEQKCSEGEVQEESKSAEEAPAAEKPASSTSVLQTITQAVEETVNTVTEQIAAPVEDVVNKGIDAVESALASVSLIGKEPTAPEQEPKQKSEPGADLDASDVLQEPSLLDDLLKSPISEALISGVTVASEAITSEKVEDKISNPAPAKNKDLLECLDKVETPSLDLLDCKLTHESTIPNSDPSFTLEDMGQNAVDNVNLI, encoded by the coding sequence ATGGGAGCGAAGCTCAGTCGGAAGAAGAGTGAAGTAGGGATAGGAGCAGAGACAACAGGTCCAGCTGTAGAGGAGACTGCAAAACCAGAGGACTCACCTGTGACTGAGAATGCAGAGCAGAAATGTTCTGAAGGTGAGGTTCAGGAGGAGAGCAAGTCTGCAGAAGAGGCACCAGCAGCTGAAAAGCCTGCCTCTTCAACCAGTGTTCTGCAGACCATTACACAAGCTGTAGAAGAAACGGTCAATACAGTCACTGAACAGATTGCTGCACCGGTGGAAGACGTTGTAAACAAAGGTATCGATGCAGTGGAGTCCGCATTGGCATCCGTCAGCCTGATTGGGAAGGAACCTACTGCTCCAGAGCAAGAACCCAAGCAGAAGTCTGAACCTGGAGCAGATCTTGATGCTTCTGATGTTCTTCAGGAACCCAGCCTCTTGGATGACCTGCTGAAATCTCCAATCTCCGAAGCCCTCATTTCTGGAGTCACAGTGGCAAGTGAAGCCATAACCAGTGAGAAGGTGGAAGACAAAATTAGTAATCCTGCACCAGCCAAGAACAAGGATTTGTTGGAATGTCTGGATAAGGTGGAGACGCCCTCATTGGACCTCCTGGATTGTAAACTGACCCATGAATCCACAATCCCTAACTCGGATCCTTCATTCACTTTGGAAGATATGGGACAGAATGCAGTTGACAATGTCAACCTTATATAA
- the pdp2 gene encoding pyruvate dehydrogenase [acetyl-transferring]-phosphatase 2, mitochondrial, translating to MSGYLCSRLLFFTGGRHLASFFAASQHVLPDKLSRSCLLPSQARSFTSRGGCSDGSSGQEGENTLCAPRHEMDFQLSRLQIDAVLRANEQSVRIPEFDGRGGPSPVLRFESNQLSANTPLEDRRSSANCLQTRGMLFGVFDGHGGHACAQAVSERLPYYVAVSLMAESVLEDLEAAMETLRPVPPILQWYKHHNDYNYRESAALYVDHLRVYWQELLASEEHGDGMRPTDALSYAFQRLDTDLSLEAQVPLANDLMRNTAIQAAFAGCTACVAHVGPEGVHVANAGDCRAVLGVQEDDGSWSALPLTQDHNATNVTELERIRRQHPASERQTVIVDDRLLGVLMPLRAFGDVRFKWSRELQQSVLENGDSDLEALNLYQYAPPNYLTPPYLEATPEVTYHRLRPQDRFLILASDGLWDEMTNDEAVRLVAEHLTGIHLQAPVSASQLNLGQMQQLLLRRRARATPALDLNGATHLIRHALGTNEYGEMDQERLATMLALPSDLARMYRDDITVTVIYFNPNFNKTNN from the coding sequence ATGTCTGGCTATTTGTGTTCAAGACTCCTCTTTTTCACTGGTGGAAGACATCTGGCCAGTTTCTTTGCAGCCAGCCAGCATGTTTTACCTGATAAACTGTCTAGAAGCTGCCTGCTCCCTTCTCAAGCCCGGAGCTTCACCTCCCGTGGTGGCTGCTCAGATGGAAGCTCAGGACAGGAAGGAGAGAACACACTGTGTGCTCCAAGACATGAAATGGACTTCCAGTTGAGCCGGCTGCAGATCGATGCTGTTCTGCGTGCTAACGAGCAGTCTGTTCGTATTCCAGAATTTGATGGCCGTGGTGGTCCCAGTCCGGTTCTGAGGTTTGAGAGTAACCAGCTTTCAGCCAACACTCCGCTAGAGGACCGACGCAGCAGTGCCAACTGCCTTCAGACCCGTGGCATGCTTTTCGGCGTGTTTGATGGGCACGGCGGACATGCGTGTGCTCAAGCGGTCAGCGAGCGCCTGCCTTATTACGTTGCTGTGTCTCTGATGGCAGAGTCTGTACTGGAGGATCTAGAGGCCGCCATGGAGACCTTACGACCCGTGCCGCCCATTCTGCAGTGGTATAAGCACCATAATGACTACAACTACAGGGAGTCAGCAGCCCTCTATGTTGATCATTTGCGTGTTTACTGGCAGGAGCTTCTGGCGAGTGAAGAACATGGTGATGGCATGCGCCCTACTGATGCTCTCAGCTATGCATTCCAGCGACTCGACACGGATCTTTCCCTTGAGGCACAGGTGCCGCTCGCAAATGACCTGATGCGGAACACTGCCATCCAGGCCGCCTTCGCTGGCTGCACAGCTTGTGTGGCACACGTTGGACCAGAGGGTGTGCATGTTGCAAATGCAGGAGACTGTCGGGCAGTGTTGGGTGTccaggaggatgatgggagctGGAGTGCTCTTCCACTCACACAAGACCACAACGCTACCAATGTTACCGAACTAGAGCGGATACGGCGGCAGCACCCGGCCAGTGAACGGCAAACCGTAATCGTAGACGACAGGCTGCTCGGGGTCCTGATGCCATTGCGTGCGTTTGGGGACGTGCGCTTTAAGTGGAGTCGTGAGCTACAGCAGAGTGTTCTAGAGAATGGAGACTCCGATTTAGAAGCGCTGAATCTTTATCAGTATGCTCCACCTAATTATCTCACCCCACCTTACTTGGAGGCCACACCAGAAGTCACTTACCATCGGTTGCGGCCACAGGATCGGTTTTTAATTTTAGCCTCTGATGGTCTCTGGGACGAGATGACCAACGATGAGGCAGTCAGGCTTGTGGCGGAACATCTGACAGGTATTCATCTGCAGGCTCCGGTTTCAGCCAGCCAGCTCAACTTGGGACAAATGCAGCAGCTACTGCTGCGGCGACGGGCCAGGGCAACGCCCGCTTTGGATTTGAATGGAGCCACACACTTGATTCGCCATGCGCTGGGCACAAATGAGTATGGAGAGATGGACCAGGAGAGATTGGCAACCATGCTGGCTCTGCCTAGTGATTTAGCACGCATGTACCGTGATGACATCACCGTCACCGTGATTTACTTTAACCCGAACTTCAACAAAACTAATAACTAA